One Rhizobiales bacterium GAS188 DNA window includes the following coding sequences:
- a CDS encoding fumarate reductase subunit C, translated as MSQTLSTRLFLTQRLTAVILAFAVLVHLYVIIQAERAGLTAGAILARTHHNSVFLAFYACFVIAASVHAPIGLRNVLTEWAGLKGRPLDVAMALLALLLLVLGLTAAYAVYAA; from the coding sequence ATGAGCCAAACCTTGAGCACACGGCTCTTCCTGACGCAACGCCTCACGGCGGTCATCCTTGCCTTCGCCGTCTTGGTGCATCTCTACGTGATCATCCAGGCCGAGCGCGCCGGCTTGACGGCAGGTGCGATCCTGGCGCGCACTCATCACAACAGCGTGTTCCTTGCCTTCTATGCGTGCTTCGTCATCGCCGCCTCGGTGCATGCGCCGATCGGGTTGCGCAACGTCCTCACCGAATGGGCCGGCCTGAAGGGCCGCCCGCTCGACGTCGCGATGGCGCTCCTGGCGCTGCTGCTTCTCGTCCTCGGCCTCACCGCCGCTTACGCGGTCTATGCGGCATGA
- a CDS encoding fumarate reductase iron-sulfur subunit, giving the protein MSQEHPDVQQLAVTIRRGQGERQGERYDEFRVPRREHQTVLDVVTEIQREQDETLGYRFACRVGMCGSCAMTVNGRPRWTCRTRVSEVVDRKGRLRLEPLRNLPVIKDLAVEMTPFFDKWRDAKGFFEPGPMPPEDFVKVVPASPERQAADEGIECINCGVCYSACDVVAWNADYLGPAALNRAWTLVNDQRDQGQEARLAAISADNGCQSCHTHMSCTELCPKALQPTYAIAGLKRLAMRHALGRKR; this is encoded by the coding sequence ATGAGCCAGGAACATCCTGACGTGCAGCAACTTGCCGTGACCATCCGGCGCGGCCAAGGAGAGCGCCAAGGCGAGCGTTATGACGAGTTCCGCGTGCCGCGTCGCGAGCACCAGACCGTCCTCGACGTGGTGACCGAGATCCAGCGTGAGCAGGACGAGACGCTCGGCTATCGCTTCGCCTGCCGGGTCGGCATGTGCGGCTCCTGCGCCATGACGGTGAATGGGCGGCCGCGCTGGACCTGCCGTACCAGGGTTTCCGAAGTGGTCGACCGCAAGGGCCGGCTGCGGCTCGAGCCTTTGCGCAATCTCCCCGTCATCAAGGATCTCGCGGTCGAGATGACGCCCTTCTTCGACAAATGGCGCGACGCCAAGGGCTTCTTCGAGCCGGGCCCGATGCCGCCCGAGGATTTCGTCAAGGTCGTGCCCGCTTCGCCGGAGCGGCAAGCGGCCGATGAAGGCATCGAATGCATCAATTGCGGCGTGTGCTATTCGGCCTGCGATGTCGTCGCCTGGAACGCCGATTATCTGGGGCCGGCCGCGCTTAACCGTGCCTGGACACTCGTCAACGATCAGCGCGACCAGGGCCAGGAGGCGCGCCTCGCCGCCATCTCCGCCGACAATGGCTGCCAGTCTTGCCACACCCATATGAGCTGCACCGAGCTCTGCCCCAAGGCCTTGCAACCGACTTATGCGATCGCCGGCCTCAAGCGCCTGGCGATGCGGCACGCATTGGGGCGCAAGCGATGA